In a genomic window of Streptomyces sp. NBC_01231:
- a CDS encoding cupin-like domain-containing protein — MPAFRPLPASEEAPASHVRTRTPTVFRAAAATWPAVKEWSFPHLASLDPELPVRLVAGNRETERTRFTTSTLGSYVSRLTREAPPDDTPVYLKEFDLLKKFPQLSADLRSQELFPPGTIRSSATWIGPAHARTGLHCDLLDNLAVQIMGTKRFHLAHPGAVKRAGLESRKYDAWARLSLIGAEKLAVGQEDGDFFVADLEPGDVLYVPAYWWHEVVNLTPGVLLSGFFGPRARVLSRWAWVQAREGLHRAGLLGRGNCTCHDGLPGRRDPRR; from the coding sequence ATGCCCGCGTTCCGACCGCTGCCCGCTTCCGAGGAAGCGCCCGCATCCCATGTCCGTACTCGTACTCCCACGGTGTTCCGGGCGGCGGCCGCCACCTGGCCCGCCGTCAAGGAGTGGAGCTTCCCGCACCTCGCCTCACTCGACCCCGAACTCCCCGTGCGACTGGTCGCGGGAAACAGGGAGACCGAGAGAACCCGATTCACCACGTCGACCCTGGGTTCCTATGTCAGCCGTCTGACGCGCGAAGCGCCCCCGGACGACACACCGGTCTATCTCAAAGAGTTCGATCTGCTCAAGAAGTTTCCGCAGTTGAGCGCGGACCTCAGAAGCCAGGAATTGTTCCCGCCGGGAACCATAAGGTCGAGCGCCACCTGGATCGGCCCCGCACACGCTCGTACCGGCCTGCACTGCGATCTCCTGGACAATCTCGCCGTCCAGATCATGGGGACGAAGCGCTTCCATCTCGCCCACCCCGGGGCGGTGAAACGGGCCGGCCTGGAATCCCGGAAGTACGACGCATGGGCCCGCCTGTCCCTGATCGGTGCCGAGAAGCTGGCAGTCGGCCAGGAAGACGGCGACTTCTTCGTGGCGGATCTCGAACCGGGCGATGTGCTCTACGTACCCGCGTACTGGTGGCACGAGGTCGTCAACCTGACCCCGGGCGTGCTTCTCAGCGGCTTCTTCGGCCCCAGAGCTCGCGTCCTGTCACGCTGGGCGTGGGTCCAGGCCCGCGAAGGCCTGCACCGGGCAGGGCTTCTCGGTCGCGGCAACTGCACCTGCCACGACGGCCTGCCCGGTCGCCGAGACCCAAGGCGCTGA